Proteins encoded by one window of Streptomyces uncialis:
- a CDS encoding ABC transporter ATP-binding protein, with protein MADSPKLSKSGEPQDAAVMPNVSGVTVVDAHSEAEAVAAVEAPAERGEPILQVRGLKKHFPLTQGILFKKQIGAVKAVDGVDFDLYQGETLGIVGESGCGKSTVAKLLMTLERATAGEVFYKGQDITRLSGRALKAVRRNIQMVFQDPYTSLNPRMTVGDIIGEPYDIHPEVAPKGDRRRKVQELLDVVGLNPEYINRYPHQFSGGQRQRIGIARGLALNPEIIICDEPVSALDVSVQAQVINLMAKLQDEFNLSYLFIAHDLSIVRHISDRVGVMYLGKIAEIGTDTEIYDHPTHPYTQALLSAVPVPDPEARENRERIILTGDVPSPANPPSGCRFRTRCWKAEERCAEEVPLLAIPERFQGSDSPAAHESACHFAEEMDVVHAT; from the coding sequence ATGGCTGACTCCCCGAAGCTCTCGAAGTCCGGCGAGCCGCAGGACGCCGCCGTCATGCCGAACGTCTCCGGTGTGACCGTGGTCGACGCCCACTCCGAGGCCGAGGCGGTCGCCGCGGTCGAGGCGCCGGCCGAACGCGGTGAGCCGATCCTCCAGGTCCGCGGGCTGAAGAAGCACTTCCCGCTGACCCAGGGCATCCTCTTCAAGAAGCAGATCGGCGCGGTCAAGGCCGTCGACGGTGTCGACTTCGACCTGTACCAGGGCGAGACGCTCGGCATCGTGGGTGAGTCCGGCTGCGGCAAGTCGACCGTCGCCAAGCTGCTGATGACCCTGGAGCGGGCCACCGCCGGTGAGGTCTTCTACAAGGGCCAGGACATCACCCGGCTGTCGGGGCGCGCGCTGAAGGCGGTGCGCCGCAACATCCAGATGGTGTTCCAGGACCCGTACACCTCGCTGAACCCCCGGATGACGGTCGGCGACATCATCGGTGAGCCGTACGACATCCACCCCGAGGTGGCGCCCAAGGGCGACCGGCGCCGCAAGGTGCAGGAACTCCTGGACGTGGTGGGGCTCAACCCGGAGTACATCAACCGGTACCCGCACCAGTTCTCCGGCGGTCAGCGCCAGCGCATCGGCATCGCCCGCGGCCTCGCGCTGAACCCCGAGATCATCATCTGCGACGAGCCGGTCTCCGCGCTCGACGTGTCCGTGCAGGCGCAGGTCATCAACCTGATGGCCAAGCTCCAGGACGAGTTCAACCTGTCCTACCTGTTCATCGCGCACGACCTCTCGATCGTCCGGCACATCTCGGACCGGGTCGGGGTGATGTACCTCGGCAAGATCGCCGAGATCGGTACGGACACGGAGATCTACGACCACCCGACGCATCCGTACACCCAGGCGCTGCTGTCGGCGGTGCCGGTCCCGGACCCCGAGGCCCGCGAGAACCGTGAGCGGATCATCCTCACCGGGGATGTGCCGTCACCGGCGAACCCGCCGTCCGGCTGCCGGTTCCGTACCCGCTGCTGGAAGGCGGAGGAGCGGTGTGCGGAGGAGGTGCCGTTGCTGGCGATCCCCGAGCGGTTCCAGGGGTCGGACTCGCCCGCGGCGCATGAGTCCGCGTGTCATTTCGCCGAGGAGATGGACGTGGTCCACGCGACCTGA